In the Malaya genurostris strain Urasoe2022 chromosome 1, Malgen_1.1, whole genome shotgun sequence genome, one interval contains:
- the LOC131426328 gene encoding zinc finger protein 239-like isoform X2, with product MKSFVNHTYSTKMDFGHEQILEKEGQPSSPKAPSCQTVDASNENDYPICDSNLVHEAEQTFNCDICGKKYLYKKALSKHMVAHADNNLYNCDVCGKEVASKQRLRDHKTIHNGERPYKCTVCGKDFAVKNYLSKHMSTHKQEYRYKCEVCDKSFNHSTTLARHKRIHTDEKFACVICVKDFTTKDYLDIHMRIHTADYKHKCNACGKGFRDKSILKDHELSHTGERPFKCIVCGKDFPLKSYLTRHMLIHKSDYKYKCEVCDKGVNDSSSFTKHKRLHMDVMYKCTVCEKDFLNEHQLSNHMHVHTGDYRLKCDACGTVCEKDIAFKYHSNHECGVCGKELMDKLVLREYERRHTAHEYSSGRAVTYMYHM from the exons ATGAAATCATTCGTCAATCATACGTACTCAAC AAAAATGGATTTTGGCCATGAGCAGATACTGGAGAAGGAGGGACAACCGAGCAGTCCTAAAGCACCTTCCTGTCAGACAGTCGATGCTTCAAATGAAAATGATTATCCGATTTGTGACTCGAACCTAGTACATGAGGCCGAGCAAACTTTCAATTGTGACATTTGTGGAAAAAAGTATTTGTACAAGAAAGCCCTAAGCAAGCATATGGTCGCGCATGCTGATAACAACCTATACAATTGTGATGTATGCGGTAAAGAAGTAGCATCTAAGCAACGTTTAAGGGATCACAAAACGATTCACAATGGTGAGCGACCGTACAAGTGCACTGTATGCGGAAAAGATTTTGCCGTTAAAAATTATCTATCCAAACATATGTCTACTCACAAACAAGAGTACAGATATAAGTGCGAGGTATGCGACAAAAGTTTTAATCATAGTACCACCCTGGCGAGACACAAACGTATTCATACAGACGAGAAGTTTGCATGCGTCATATGCGTGAAAGATTTCACCACTAAGGATTACCTAGATATACACATGCGCATTCACACGGCTGATTACAAACACAAGTGTAATGCTTGCGGCAAAGGATTCAGAGACAAATCAATCTTGAAAGACCACGAACTTAGTCATACAGGTGAACGACCTTTCAAATGCATCGTATGTGGAAAAGATTTCCCGCTTAAGTCTTACCTCACCAGACACATGTTAATTCACAAAAGTGATTACAAGTACAAGTGTGAAGTGTGTGACAAAGGTGTTAACGATAGCTCAAGCTTTACGAAACACAAACGGCTGCATATGGACGTGATGTATAAATGCACCGTCTGCGAAAAAGATTTTCTTAATGAGCATCAGCTCAGTAATCACATGCATGTCCATACCGGTGATTACCGACTTAAGTGTGATGCGTGTGGTACTGTATGCGAAAAAGATATTGCCTTTAAGTATCACTCTAACCATGAGTGTGGTGTGTGCGGCAAAGAATTGATGGACAAATTAGTCTTGAGAGAATACGAGCGCCGTCATACAG CACATGAATATTCATCGGGAAGAGCTGTCACATATATGTACCATatgtaa
- the LOC131426328 gene encoding zinc finger protein 761-like isoform X1, protein MKSFVNHTYSTKMDFGHEQILEKEGQPSSPKAPSCQTVDASNENDYPICDSNLVHEAEQTFNCDICGKKYLYKKALSKHMVAHADNNLYNCDVCGKEVASKQRLRDHKTIHNGERPYKCTVCGKDFAVKNYLSKHMSTHKQEYRYKCEVCDKSFNHSTTLARHKRIHTDEKFACVICVKDFTTKDYLDIHMRIHTADYKHKCNACGKGFRDKSILKDHELSHTGERPFKCIVCGKDFPLKSYLTRHMLIHKSDYKYKCEVCDKGVNDSSSFTKHKRLHMDVMYKCTVCEKDFLNEHQLSNHMHVHTGDYRLKCDACGTVCEKDIAFKYHSNHECGVCGKELMDKLVLREYERRHTGERPYNCAVCGKGFSFKRYLSQHMNIHREELSHICTICNKNLKSKRGLTGHMRSHTGEHRYKCDVCDKRFYYLSFLKEHERIHTDERPFKCSVCGKRFIRQQKLEIHLRLHTTERPIEKVH, encoded by the exons ATGAAATCATTCGTCAATCATACGTACTCAAC AAAAATGGATTTTGGCCATGAGCAGATACTGGAGAAGGAGGGACAACCGAGCAGTCCTAAAGCACCTTCCTGTCAGACAGTCGATGCTTCAAATGAAAATGATTATCCGATTTGTGACTCGAACCTAGTACATGAGGCCGAGCAAACTTTCAATTGTGACATTTGTGGAAAAAAGTATTTGTACAAGAAAGCCCTAAGCAAGCATATGGTCGCGCATGCTGATAACAACCTATACAATTGTGATGTATGCGGTAAAGAAGTAGCATCTAAGCAACGTTTAAGGGATCACAAAACGATTCACAATGGTGAGCGACCGTACAAGTGCACTGTATGCGGAAAAGATTTTGCCGTTAAAAATTATCTATCCAAACATATGTCTACTCACAAACAAGAGTACAGATATAAGTGCGAGGTATGCGACAAAAGTTTTAATCATAGTACCACCCTGGCGAGACACAAACGTATTCATACAGACGAGAAGTTTGCATGCGTCATATGCGTGAAAGATTTCACCACTAAGGATTACCTAGATATACACATGCGCATTCACACGGCTGATTACAAACACAAGTGTAATGCTTGCGGCAAAGGATTCAGAGACAAATCAATCTTGAAAGACCACGAACTTAGTCATACAGGTGAACGACCTTTCAAATGCATCGTATGTGGAAAAGATTTCCCGCTTAAGTCTTACCTCACCAGACACATGTTAATTCACAAAAGTGATTACAAGTACAAGTGTGAAGTGTGTGACAAAGGTGTTAACGATAGCTCAAGCTTTACGAAACACAAACGGCTGCATATGGACGTGATGTATAAATGCACCGTCTGCGAAAAAGATTTTCTTAATGAGCATCAGCTCAGTAATCACATGCATGTCCATACCGGTGATTACCGACTTAAGTGTGATGCGTGTGGTACTGTATGCGAAAAAGATATTGCCTTTAAGTATCACTCTAACCATGAGTGTGGTGTGTGCGGCAAAGAATTGATGGACAAATTAGTCTTGAGAGAATACGAGCGCCGTCATACAGGTGAGCGACCGTACAATTGTGCTGTATGCGGAAAAGGTTTTTCATTTAAACGTTATCTATCCCAGCACATGAATATTCATCGGGAAGAGCTGTCACATATATGTACCATatgtaataaaaatttaaaatctaaACGTGGTCTAACCGGTCACATGCGGAGCCACACGGGCGAGCATAGATACAAATGTGATGTGTGTGACAAACgcttttattacctttcgtttttaAAGGAGCACGAACGCATTCATACGGATGAGCGACCCTTCAAATGCAGCGTATGTGGCAAAAgattcatcagacaacaaaaaTTGGAGATTCATCTTCGCCTTCATACGACTGAGCGGCCAATCGAAAAAGTTcattag
- the LOC131426331 gene encoding zinc finger protein 595-like, translated as MPYNCDICGEKFPLKTALTKHMIAHTGSNLYNCDVCGKELSSKQRLNEHRTIHTGERPYKCTVCEKDFALKVYLSRHMTIHEKDYKYRCKVCDKGFNHSSNLTTHRQQCAGLSKDIRLHSVQKYVCAICGTEFPTKYFLDKHEYVHTGYYEHTCDVCGKGFTTRTFLKNHVYSHKAERAYKCTVCGKDFPIRSDLDRHMYIHTGDHMYECNVCGKGFVSRILLNEHEHSHTGKQLINCDVCGKEVSKRRMKAHKTIHNAERPYKCTVCEKDFVLREYLLKHMTAHKQEYNYKCEVCDKSFKHSTTLGRHKRIHTGEKYECVICVKDFTTKEYLAVHMRIHTDDYKH; from the coding sequence ATGCCTTATAATTGCGACATTTGTGGGGAAAAGTTTCCACTGAAAACCGCCCTGACCAAGCATATGATTGCACACACTGGTAGCAACCTATACAATTGTGATGTGTGCGGCAAAGAACTATCATCTAAACAACGATTGAATGAGCACAGAACGATTCACACCGGTGAGCGTCCGTACAAGTGCACTGTATGCGAAAAAGATTTTGCCCTTAAAGTATATCTATCCAGACATATGACTATTCACGAAAAAGATTACAAGTACAGGTGCAAAGTGTGTGACAAAGGCTTTAATCATAGTTCAAACCTCACGACACACAGACAACAATGTGCAGGCCTTTCGAAAGATATTCGTCTTCATTCGGTTCAGAAGTATGTATGCGCTATATGTGGAACAGAGTTTCCCACCAAGTATTTCCTAGATAAGCATGAGTATGTTCACACGGGCTATTACGAACATACTTGTGATGTGTGTGGCAAAGGTTTCACAACCAGAACGTTTTTGAAGAACCACGTATACAGCCATAAAGCTGAACGGGCTTATAAATGCACTGTATGTGGAAAAGATTTCCCCATTAGGTCTGATTTAGACAGACACATGTATATTCACACGGGTGATCATATGTATGAGTGTAATGTGTGTGGCAAAGGATTCGTATCCAGGATACTCTTGAACGAGCACGAACACAGTCATACAGGCAAGCAACTAATCAATTGTGATGTATGCGGTAAAGAAGTATCTAAGCGTCGAATGAAGGCTCATAAAACAATTCACAATGCTGAGCGACCGTACAAGTGCACTGTATGCGAGAAAGATTTTGTCCTTAGAGAGTATCTATTAAAACATATGACTGCTCACAAGCAAGAATACAATTATAAGTGCGAAGTATGCGACAAAAGTTTTAAGCATAGTACTACCCTCGGGAGACATAAACGTATTCATACCGGCGAGAAGTATGAATGCGTCATATGTGTGAAAGATTTTACCACTAAGGAATACCTAGCTGTCCATATGCGTATTCACACGGATGATTACAAACACTAG